One part of the Flavobacterium johnsoniae UW101 genome encodes these proteins:
- a CDS encoding cytochrome-c peroxidase — translation MKLKHFTFLILLLCFFFSCQKNEKSKATIQQDLLIDLSKLNNEIVQFQKLVNNNSSQKEIVEQFKKSRLVYKKVEWAIEYFVPETARFMNGPALDEMELEENRSFEPHGFQVIEEMIYPEYNSESKEDLIRELNIFQANIKQLKSTFEVITVSDDYVLDAVQQNVFRVIALGITGFDSPILQSSIPEAGESLISIPESLSKINSNNKSLAELKNLTEKAQKYCAANNNFNAFNRAVFISEYLNPISKKLKAFQKEENIKNVKKNSPLKPTIETLFDKDAFDVNAFVLSKEYNFTKEKAILGEKLFYDKSLSKNNDRSCATCHNPEKAFTDGLKTNVSLTGINLPRNTPTLTYASLQNAQFWDMRQLDLEKQSVDVIQNKDEMHGSMENIHAKIQLDKEYIDLFKKAYPGNSKPEAWQIQNAIASYVRSLNSFDSRFDEYMRGKKNALNNEEIEGMNLFMGKAKCATCHFTPLFNGTVPPSYSKTEHEVIGTPNEPSGKSISPDKGRYIYNQMPQLVGAFKTPTVRNAAVTAPYMHNGVFKTLEEVVSFYNKGGGIGLGYEVENQTLPFDKLNLTVKEEQSLVAFMKTLTDKKYQ, via the coding sequence ATGAAATTAAAACATTTTACTTTCCTGATTTTACTACTTTGTTTTTTCTTTTCATGTCAGAAGAATGAAAAATCAAAAGCAACAATACAACAAGATTTACTTATTGATTTAAGTAAACTAAATAATGAAATTGTTCAATTTCAAAAACTGGTAAATAACAATTCTTCTCAAAAAGAAATTGTAGAACAGTTTAAAAAATCGCGTCTGGTTTATAAAAAAGTCGAATGGGCTATTGAATATTTTGTTCCCGAAACTGCCCGATTTATGAACGGTCCAGCTCTTGACGAAATGGAACTGGAAGAAAACAGATCTTTTGAACCTCACGGTTTTCAGGTTATAGAAGAAATGATTTATCCGGAATATAATTCTGAAAGTAAAGAAGATTTAATTCGGGAACTGAATATTTTTCAGGCGAATATTAAACAGTTAAAAAGTACTTTTGAAGTTATTACAGTAAGTGATGATTATGTTCTGGATGCTGTTCAGCAAAATGTGTTCCGTGTGATTGCTCTGGGAATTACAGGTTTTGACAGTCCAATTTTACAATCTTCAATTCCCGAAGCGGGAGAAAGTTTAATTTCGATTCCTGAATCTCTTTCAAAAATTAATTCAAATAATAAATCATTAGCAGAATTAAAAAATCTGACTGAAAAAGCTCAAAAGTATTGTGCAGCTAATAACAATTTCAATGCCTTTAACAGAGCTGTTTTTATAAGTGAATATTTGAATCCGATTTCTAAAAAGCTAAAAGCTTTCCAGAAAGAAGAAAACATTAAAAACGTAAAGAAAAACAGTCCGCTAAAACCAACAATTGAAACTTTATTTGATAAAGATGCTTTTGATGTAAATGCTTTTGTGCTTTCTAAAGAATATAATTTCACGAAAGAAAAAGCGATTTTAGGCGAAAAATTATTCTACGATAAAAGCCTTTCTAAAAACAACGATAGAAGCTGTGCAACCTGTCATAATCCTGAAAAGGCTTTTACAGACGGCTTAAAAACCAATGTTTCATTAACCGGAATAAATTTACCCCGAAATACTCCTACTCTAACCTATGCTTCGTTACAAAATGCCCAGTTTTGGGATATGCGTCAGCTGGATTTAGAAAAACAAAGTGTAGATGTAATACAGAATAAAGATGAAATGCACGGCTCAATGGAAAATATTCATGCTAAAATTCAATTAGACAAAGAATATATCGATCTTTTCAAAAAGGCCTATCCAGGAAATTCGAAACCTGAAGCCTGGCAGATTCAAAACGCTATTGCAAGTTATGTACGTTCTCTAAACTCTTTTGATTCGAGATTTGACGAATATATGAGAGGAAAGAAAAATGCGTTAAATAATGAAGAAATTGAAGGAATGAACTTGTTTATGGGAAAAGCAAAATGTGCCACCTGTCATTTTACTCCATTGTTTAATGGAACGGTTCCGCCAAGTTATTCCAAAACCGAACACGAAGTTATTGGAACTCCAAATGAACCTTCCGGAAAATCCATAAGTCCGGATAAAGGACGTTATATATACAATCAAATGCCTCAATTGGTTGGTGCTTTTAAAACTCCTACAGTTAGAAATGCTGCTGTAACTGCACCATATATGCACAACGGAGTTTTTAAAACACTGGAAGAAGTAGTTTCTTTTTACAATAAAGGCGGTGGAATTGGTTTAGGTTATGAAGTAGAAAACCAAACACTTCCTTTCGACAAACTAAATTTGACTGTAAAAGAAGAACAGTCGCTTGTTGCTTTTATGAAGACACTTACAGATAAAAAATATCAGTAA